In a genomic window of Octopus bimaculoides isolate UCB-OBI-ISO-001 chromosome 25, ASM119413v2, whole genome shotgun sequence:
- the LOC106881879 gene encoding 39S ribosomal protein L51, mitochondrial: MLLSLIKKNGLNLARFFAQTPLLTQETSVPKYCSILKVPISKTAIQQTAYSTEVRSTDSATNKSYKTPKRKRYGYEAKYFTGGLLPRLDSAKPLQSLKAYEVPENWVKKKALFGQNDYIDILGDGKVTPKELIRGPPWLKGFKGNEMQRLIRHIRFEGHHLRFYYPTKHHNIKKRIKYLYKFYNFRRHKTNY; this comes from the exons ATGCTACTTTCACTGATAAAGAAAAATGGGCTAAATTTGGCCAGGTTCTTCGCTCAGACACCTCTACTGACCCAAGAGACTTCTGTACCTAAATATTGTAGTATTCTGAAAGTTCCAATCAGCAAGACTGCTATTCAACAGACAGCATATTCTACTGAAGTACGGAGCACAGATTCTGCAACAAATAAATCATATAAGACTCCAAAAAGGAAACGCTATGGTtatgaagcaaaatatttcacTGGAG GACTTCTACCTCGCCTTGATAGTGCTAAACCATTGCAATCACTGAAAGCATATGAAGTTCCAGAAAACTGGGTAAAAAAGAAGGCTTTGTTTGGACAAAATGATTATATTG aTATACTGGGTGATGGCAAAGTCACTCCAAAGGAATTGATCCGTGGTCCACCCTGGTTGAAAGGATTCAAAGGAAATGAGATGCAGCGATTAATACGTCACATTAGATTTGAAGGGCATCATTTGAGGTTTTATTATCCCACAAAACATCacaatataaaaaagagaattaaatatctttataaattCTACAATTTCCGTCGGCATAAAACCAATTATTAA